The following are from one region of the Georgenia sp. M64 genome:
- a CDS encoding helix-turn-helix transcriptional regulator — protein sequence MDRSFLLERARRARGLTQARLAALSGTSQATLSAYERGVKSPSLKVASRILAATDHELALRTRVDWVEYHPKGIVAFWAPSILWSVEPPMCFATLRIPDLIRDTGMRTWNMRERDERRGVYEQLIRRGLPQQMIRWIDGGLLIDLWDELDLPDPVRDAWAPAIRLATMPFEVEGLNFFFYENPELAPGARVRGWEALPPPPPPLPPGRWRYVQHPVPPPDRQSPRLRPRGEAGDRRP from the coding sequence ATGGACCGCTCCTTCTTGCTGGAGAGGGCGCGCCGGGCACGCGGCCTGACGCAGGCACGCCTAGCGGCCCTGTCGGGCACCTCGCAGGCGACGCTGTCGGCGTACGAGCGTGGCGTGAAGTCGCCGTCGCTGAAGGTTGCGTCGCGGATCCTGGCCGCGACGGACCACGAGCTGGCGTTGCGCACGCGCGTCGACTGGGTGGAGTACCACCCGAAGGGAATCGTGGCGTTCTGGGCGCCCAGCATCCTGTGGTCGGTGGAGCCGCCCATGTGCTTCGCGACGCTGCGCATCCCGGACCTGATCCGCGACACCGGGATGCGCACGTGGAACATGCGCGAGCGCGACGAGCGCCGGGGTGTGTACGAGCAGCTCATCCGCCGTGGGCTGCCACAGCAGATGATCCGGTGGATCGACGGCGGCCTGCTCATCGACCTCTGGGACGAGCTTGATCTCCCCGACCCGGTGCGGGACGCATGGGCACCGGCGATCCGGCTGGCCACCATGCCCTTCGAGGTGGAAGGGCTGAACTTCTTCTTCTACGAGAACCCGGAGCTCGCGCCGGGCGCACGGGTTCGGGGATGGGAGGCGTTGCCGCCCCCGCCTCCCCCATTACCGCCAGGACGTTGGAGATACGTCCAACACCCAGTTCCTCCGCCCGACCGTCAGAGCCCAAGGCTCCGGCCACGTGGGGAGGCCGGCGACCGGCGGCCGTAG
- the mobF gene encoding MobF family relaxase: MHGGMKVYRGAAAAARHYVEADRSRADDYYLAEGSGVAMRFVASPDGVDRRDDMDCETYEKWVAGIDVETGAVKGRLRTDDHAVRFVEVTVNGPKTWSLAAALHPEVAAAYDAAQMKAAEEIIGWLASHATTRVGSRGRQLQVPVEQIEAAVVRHFTSRAGDPHRHLHLQINARVFADGAWRGIHTVGVRDSLEAINGIGHAAVMTNTAFRTALAAQGLTLDAETGEVAELAPYAGAFSARARQIETNVDTYEAHWRGDHPGEEPGPAMRQAWDRRAWADARPDKVVPTSGEELRQRWVEELHELGCRTPGVAASASSAAGHPAMLRPGPLNRNALVDLAVVRLGARRSAWNAADARGEAERLIAATGGAIDGTVRRELAEDLTSRIVAASRPLLDRTDVPEHVRALTSTDVLAVEHEIVDRIARRTETNWITVVEGAAGAGKTTRLAATREAIEAQGYRMLIVTPTRKAAQVAASEVGTSAHSVAWLLHQHGFRWDDDGRWNRVTATPSAAARLDRGDVLVVDEAGMLDQDTACALLCLADETRARVMLVGDRHQLPAVGRGGVLDLVIRYAPDRVTQLDTVRRFADPAYAELSLRMRTGERPGDVFDELVRRGDVVIHASDVERQQALAVRTTYGELVVADTREQVAKINGLAHQVRKAMGEVTDRVVTASGERIGVGDRIATRRNDHDADVANRETWTVIACDGGALTVHGEAGKRVLPPEYVRANVELAYATTAYGAQGATVPVSHVLIGEHTGAASAYVGMTRGRERNVAHVVAESVQEARSQWVAAFGRDRADLGPAHARGAAADAIDRYGPNAPMHPAPPRVAGSRHADRYGRRSPASPRGRSLGL, encoded by the coding sequence ATGCACGGTGGCATGAAGGTCTACCGCGGCGCAGCTGCAGCGGCACGGCACTACGTCGAGGCCGACCGGTCGCGTGCGGACGACTACTACCTCGCCGAGGGCAGCGGTGTCGCGATGCGGTTCGTGGCCTCACCCGATGGTGTTGACCGTCGAGACGACATGGACTGCGAGACCTACGAGAAGTGGGTCGCCGGAATCGACGTCGAGACCGGCGCGGTGAAGGGACGGCTGCGTACGGATGATCACGCGGTGCGCTTCGTCGAGGTCACCGTCAACGGGCCGAAGACCTGGTCGCTCGCTGCGGCGCTTCACCCAGAGGTAGCGGCAGCCTACGACGCCGCCCAGATGAAGGCAGCAGAGGAGATCATCGGCTGGCTTGCCTCGCACGCGACGACCAGGGTGGGGTCCCGGGGCCGGCAGTTGCAGGTGCCGGTCGAGCAGATCGAGGCCGCCGTCGTCCGCCACTTCACGTCCCGGGCTGGCGACCCCCACCGGCACCTGCATCTCCAGATCAACGCCAGGGTGTTCGCCGACGGCGCGTGGCGAGGCATCCACACCGTCGGTGTGCGCGACAGCCTCGAGGCGATCAACGGCATCGGGCACGCAGCCGTGATGACCAACACGGCGTTCCGGACAGCACTCGCCGCGCAAGGACTCACCCTCGACGCCGAGACCGGCGAGGTGGCCGAGCTCGCGCCGTACGCCGGTGCATTCAGTGCGCGGGCGCGTCAGATCGAGACCAACGTCGACACCTACGAAGCCCATTGGCGCGGCGATCACCCTGGTGAAGAACCCGGGCCGGCGATGCGACAGGCATGGGATCGCCGCGCGTGGGCCGACGCCCGCCCCGACAAGGTCGTACCGACCTCGGGCGAGGAACTGCGGCAACGGTGGGTGGAGGAGTTGCACGAGCTGGGCTGCCGCACACCCGGTGTCGCGGCTTCAGCATCATCAGCTGCCGGTCACCCTGCGATGTTGCGCCCCGGGCCGCTCAACCGCAACGCGCTGGTCGACCTCGCCGTCGTCCGGCTCGGAGCGCGACGCTCGGCCTGGAATGCCGCCGACGCGCGAGGGGAGGCCGAGCGGCTGATCGCCGCCACCGGCGGTGCCATCGACGGCACGGTCCGACGCGAGCTGGCCGAGGACCTGACCTCCCGGATCGTCGCCGCATCACGACCTCTGCTCGACCGCACCGACGTGCCCGAGCACGTACGCGCACTCACGTCGACGGACGTGCTGGCCGTCGAGCACGAGATCGTCGACCGGATCGCCCGGCGGACCGAGACCAATTGGATCACCGTCGTGGAAGGTGCAGCCGGCGCCGGCAAGACCACGCGGCTCGCCGCGACACGGGAGGCGATCGAGGCCCAGGGGTACCGAATGCTCATCGTGACGCCGACCCGCAAGGCCGCCCAGGTCGCCGCCAGCGAGGTCGGCACGTCCGCGCACTCGGTGGCGTGGCTGCTGCACCAGCACGGCTTCCGCTGGGATGACGACGGGAGGTGGAACCGCGTGACAGCAACCCCGTCAGCCGCGGCGCGTCTGGATCGAGGTGACGTGTTGGTGGTCGACGAAGCGGGGATGCTCGACCAGGACACCGCATGTGCACTCTTGTGTCTCGCCGACGAGACCCGGGCCAGGGTCATGCTGGTGGGGGATCGTCACCAGCTTCCCGCCGTCGGGCGTGGCGGTGTCCTCGACCTCGTCATCCGGTACGCGCCCGACCGAGTCACGCAGCTCGACACCGTCCGCCGCTTCGCCGACCCCGCCTACGCCGAGCTGTCGTTGCGGATGCGGACGGGAGAGAGACCCGGGGACGTCTTCGACGAACTCGTGCGCCGTGGCGACGTGGTGATCCACGCCAGCGACGTCGAGCGACAGCAGGCGCTCGCAGTGCGCACGACGTACGGCGAGCTCGTGGTCGCCGACACCCGCGAGCAGGTCGCCAAGATCAACGGCCTCGCTCATCAGGTCCGCAAGGCCATGGGGGAGGTGACCGACCGAGTGGTCACCGCCTCGGGCGAGCGGATCGGGGTCGGCGACCGGATCGCCACCCGCCGCAACGACCACGACGCCGACGTCGCCAACCGGGAGACCTGGACCGTGATCGCCTGCGACGGCGGCGCCCTGACCGTTCACGGCGAGGCGGGCAAGCGGGTGCTGCCGCCCGAGTACGTGCGTGCCAACGTCGAGCTCGCCTATGCCACCACGGCCTACGGCGCACAAGGAGCGACGGTGCCGGTCTCGCACGTCTTGATCGGCGAGCACACCGGGGCCGCGTCGGCGTATGTCGGCATGACCCGAGGCCGTGAGCGCAACGTCGCCCACGTCGTGGCCGAGTCGGTGCAGGAGGCGCGCAGCCAGTGGGTCGCCGCCTTCGGTCGCGACCGCGCCGACCTCGGACCGGCGCACGCGCGGGGCGCCGCGGCCGACGCCATCGACCGGTATGGCCCCAACGCACCGATGCACCCTGCCCCGCCCCGCGTGGCCGGTTCACGTCACGCGGACCGCTACGGCCGCCGGTCGCCGGCCTCCCCACGTGGCCGGAGCCTTGGGCTCTGA
- a CDS encoding DEAD/DEAH box helicase family protein: protein MGNFDFVRQTLPSIHDDCARAESHLASDPRSACFYSRRVVEELVGYLYDVLSLPLPYRDDLAAKINDAVFKAKVPQGITQKLTAIRRIANTAVHENRQIRPDVSLAVLRELFNVVVWTSYHHSPQPSSVPLQAQFDPALASKAAPLSREEVARLAAKFKEQDEAHARELAEKDERLAAHEAEITELKAQIAAAQAAAAPDTRDYDEAAARDLFIDVLLNEAGWELADTRDREFEVTGMPNTEGRGFVDYVLWGADGLPLAVVEAKRTSKSPEIGQQQAKLYADCLEKQFGRRPVIFYTNGYEHRIWDDAGGYPPRETQGFYTRGELELLIQRRRTKLPLSAAAVNTEIAGRPYQIRAIKAVGDAFDRKQREALLVMATGSGKTRTTVALVALLQKANWVKRVLFLADRTALVNQAANTFKAHLPGSTTVNLVTEKVTEGRVYVSTYPTMMNLINEIDGGKRRFGPGYFDLIVIDEAHRSVYAKYGAIFDYFDALLIGLTATPKDEVDHNTYRLFHLEDGVPTDNYSLDEAVEQNYLVPPKAISVGTQFLRSGIKYDDLTEEEKGQWDALDWGEDGPPDEVGAEELNRFLFNEDTVDKVLETQITQGYKVASGDRLGKTIIFAKSQKHAEFIEKRFNLAYPELAGHFARVITHGTPYAQSLIDDFSIKDKAPHIAISVDMLDTGIDVPEVVNLVFFKMVRSKSKFWQMIGRGTRLCPDLFGPGEDKQDFLVFDFCGNLEYFSQDLPGSQGQIQKSLSQRLFEVRLGLVNALDDSEPDLRASTVATLHQIVAGMNLENFVVRPHRRAVEKYASADAWTRIQPEDSEPLSTLAGLPSSVRDDDEDAKRFDMLILRRQLAQLEGDVALAERLRETVQRIAAALLGKTTIPSVAEQAVLLESVAGDEWWVDVTLPMLEEARRKLRSLARFIEKTTRNPVYTDFEDTLSEGVEIVLPGVTPGTNFERFRAKAEAYLREHVDNLALQRLRRNRQLTTDDLAELERMLIDAGGQHVDIAWVTERDGGLGLFVRHLVGLDRSAAIEAFERYLDGTTFSTDQIRFVNLIVDELTKNGVMEPARLFESPYTDHAPTGPDYFFPDADVDVIVDTLQHIKQTALPEEVA, encoded by the coding sequence ATGGGCAATTTCGACTTCGTCCGTCAGACGCTTCCGTCGATTCACGACGACTGCGCCCGAGCTGAGTCGCATCTCGCGTCGGATCCGCGCTCGGCTTGCTTCTATAGTCGCCGCGTTGTCGAGGAACTGGTCGGCTACCTGTACGACGTCCTCTCCCTGCCGCTCCCCTACCGCGACGATCTCGCCGCGAAGATTAACGATGCCGTCTTCAAAGCCAAGGTGCCGCAAGGGATCACCCAGAAGCTGACCGCGATCCGACGAATCGCTAACACCGCGGTCCACGAGAACCGGCAGATCCGTCCCGACGTCTCGTTGGCGGTGTTGCGGGAGCTGTTCAACGTCGTCGTGTGGACGTCATATCACCACTCTCCGCAACCCAGCTCGGTCCCGCTGCAGGCGCAGTTCGACCCGGCCCTCGCCTCGAAGGCGGCTCCCCTCTCTCGCGAGGAGGTCGCCCGCCTCGCCGCGAAGTTCAAGGAGCAGGACGAGGCACACGCGCGGGAATTGGCCGAGAAGGACGAGCGGCTCGCCGCGCACGAGGCCGAGATCACCGAGCTCAAGGCACAGATCGCTGCGGCTCAGGCAGCAGCGGCGCCCGACACTCGGGACTATGACGAAGCCGCCGCACGCGATTTGTTCATCGACGTACTGCTAAACGAAGCAGGGTGGGAGCTGGCCGATACGCGTGACCGCGAATTCGAGGTCACCGGCATGCCCAACACCGAGGGCAGGGGCTTCGTGGACTACGTGCTCTGGGGCGCCGACGGACTCCCGCTCGCTGTGGTGGAGGCCAAGCGAACGTCGAAGTCCCCCGAGATCGGGCAGCAGCAGGCCAAGCTCTATGCCGACTGCCTCGAGAAACAGTTCGGTCGTCGACCCGTCATCTTCTACACCAACGGCTACGAACATCGGATCTGGGACGACGCCGGCGGCTACCCACCCCGAGAGACGCAGGGCTTCTACACCCGCGGCGAGCTGGAACTGCTCATCCAGCGTCGCCGGACCAAGTTGCCGCTCTCCGCGGCCGCCGTGAACACCGAGATTGCCGGACGGCCCTATCAGATCCGGGCGATCAAGGCAGTTGGTGACGCCTTCGACCGCAAGCAGCGCGAGGCCCTGCTAGTAATGGCCACCGGCTCGGGCAAGACCCGCACCACGGTAGCGCTGGTCGCCCTGCTGCAGAAGGCCAACTGGGTCAAGCGAGTGCTGTTCCTGGCCGACCGCACGGCGCTGGTCAACCAGGCGGCGAACACGTTCAAGGCACACCTACCCGGCTCGACAACGGTTAACCTGGTGACGGAGAAAGTCACCGAAGGCCGCGTCTACGTCTCGACGTACCCGACGATGATGAATCTCATCAACGAGATCGACGGGGGCAAGCGCCGTTTCGGACCGGGCTACTTCGACCTCATCGTGATCGACGAGGCCCACCGCTCGGTGTACGCGAAGTACGGCGCGATCTTTGACTACTTCGATGCGCTGCTCATCGGCCTGACCGCGACGCCCAAGGACGAGGTCGACCACAACACCTATCGGCTGTTCCACCTCGAGGACGGGGTGCCCACCGACAACTACTCGCTGGACGAGGCTGTCGAACAGAACTATCTGGTGCCTCCGAAGGCAATTAGCGTCGGCACGCAGTTCCTGCGCTCAGGAATCAAGTACGACGACCTGACCGAGGAGGAGAAAGGTCAGTGGGACGCGCTCGACTGGGGTGAGGACGGTCCGCCCGACGAGGTCGGGGCCGAGGAGCTGAACCGGTTCCTGTTCAACGAGGACACCGTCGACAAGGTCCTGGAAACGCAGATCACTCAGGGCTACAAGGTCGCCAGCGGTGACCGCCTCGGCAAGACGATCATCTTTGCCAAGTCGCAGAAGCACGCTGAGTTCATCGAGAAGCGCTTCAACCTCGCCTACCCCGAGCTCGCCGGCCACTTCGCCCGCGTCATCACCCACGGCACGCCCTACGCGCAATCCCTGATCGACGACTTTTCGATCAAGGACAAGGCGCCCCATATCGCAATCAGCGTCGACATGCTTGACACCGGCATCGACGTCCCCGAGGTCGTGAACCTCGTCTTCTTCAAGATGGTGCGGTCGAAGTCGAAGTTCTGGCAGATGATCGGCCGCGGCACGCGACTCTGTCCAGACCTCTTTGGCCCCGGCGAGGACAAGCAGGACTTCCTCGTCTTCGACTTCTGCGGCAACCTTGAGTACTTCAGCCAGGACCTTCCGGGCTCGCAGGGGCAGATCCAGAAGTCGCTCTCGCAGCGCCTGTTTGAGGTGAGGCTCGGGCTGGTCAACGCGCTTGACGACAGCGAGCCGGATCTGCGGGCGTCGACCGTGGCGACGCTGCACCAGATCGTCGCCGGGATGAACCTGGAAAACTTCGTCGTACGCCCCCACCGCAGGGCTGTCGAGAAGTACGCCTCCGCGGACGCCTGGACGAGGATCCAGCCCGAGGACTCCGAACCGCTGTCCACTCTCGCCGGTCTGCCGTCTTCGGTCCGGGACGACGACGAGGACGCCAAGCGCTTCGACATGCTCATCCTGCGCCGCCAGTTGGCCCAGCTCGAGGGCGATGTCGCGCTGGCCGAGCGGCTGCGCGAGACCGTACAGCGGATCGCTGCAGCGCTCCTCGGCAAGACCACGATCCCTTCGGTCGCCGAGCAGGCCGTCCTCCTGGAGTCCGTCGCGGGTGACGAGTGGTGGGTTGACGTGACGCTGCCGATGCTCGAGGAGGCCCGGCGCAAGTTACGCAGCCTGGCGCGATTCATCGAGAAGACGACCCGCAACCCCGTCTACACCGACTTCGAGGACACGCTGAGCGAAGGCGTCGAAATAGTGCTCCCCGGCGTCACTCCGGGTACCAACTTCGAGCGCTTCCGTGCCAAGGCCGAGGCCTACCTACGCGAGCACGTGGACAACCTCGCCCTCCAGCGGCTGCGCCGCAACAGACAGCTCACGACCGACGACCTGGCTGAGCTCGAGCGGATGCTGATCGACGCCGGTGGCCAGCACGTCGACATCGCATGGGTGACCGAGCGCGATGGCGGCTTGGGCCTCTTCGTCCGTCACCTCGTGGGCCTCGATCGCTCTGCCGCCATCGAGGCGTTCGAGAGGTACCTGGATGGCACCACGTTCTCCACCGACCAGATTCGGTTCGTCAACCTCATCGTCGACGAGCTGACGAAGAACGGCGTCATGGAGCCGGCTCGCCTGTTCGAGTCGCCGTACACCGACCACGCTCCGACTGGCCCCGACTACTTCTTTCCCGACGCCGACGTAGACGTCATCGTCGACACTCTCCAACACATCAAGCAGACCGCTCTTCCCGAAGAGGTGGCGTGA
- a CDS encoding AAA family ATPase, whose product MSRSINSIAVQRFKSLEHVTLELGDRLTVLVGPNNAGKSSLLQAIQFGVSVVQSAGMDGAARWTGEALSATLATDQLVYTPLRDIHMLAKGGALRQDKDKAIVITVAAEDGAAEISVRRGKNKNIAVRCHGKDLGRQIQQLENPFSVIAPGLAGIPSYEEFKSEGIVRRAAARGDANNVFRNVLWILRNDAAGWKHFQDRLHQVFPDVHIDVTFDASSDEHLRATITRDGTVLPIDASGTGILQAAQVLAYIGVYSPRLLILDEPDAHLHPDNQRKLVRLLNEVAQDDGVQVLMSTHSRHMLDEGVAVDAAVHWVSSGGISEAPFDVVDSLMALGALDAGDRLRAGATDWVVLTEDSNTEPVKTILRANGFPDRSVDVWSYASSSQVPAATALGRFITEHAPGTRVLVHRDRDYLCDDELHDIFGRLRKAGLCSFTTPGTDIESFFLAIEHLLAVYSDKDPEDVRKLVTDATIETRDDSLKALINARVTTANRKRKDGEKQPDAGEIAVRAQSDLDADPERYRHGKKVLKRLNALAQERFGKARSLFTVSNALEVQALQDLQAAKSSVASPSEVDPDATDDSNSGTE is encoded by the coding sequence GTGAGCCGCTCGATCAACTCCATCGCTGTCCAGCGTTTCAAGAGTCTGGAGCACGTGACCCTCGAGCTCGGTGATCGTCTCACGGTCCTCGTCGGGCCGAATAATGCCGGCAAGAGCAGTCTGCTGCAGGCGATTCAATTCGGAGTATCGGTAGTGCAGAGTGCAGGAATGGATGGTGCTGCGCGATGGACCGGAGAAGCGCTGTCGGCAACTCTTGCGACGGATCAGTTGGTGTACACGCCGCTGCGCGACATCCACATGCTCGCCAAGGGTGGAGCGCTACGTCAAGACAAAGACAAAGCAATTGTCATCACCGTCGCTGCCGAAGACGGGGCGGCCGAGATCTCGGTCCGACGCGGCAAGAACAAGAACATCGCGGTCCGATGTCACGGCAAGGATCTTGGTAGGCAGATCCAGCAACTAGAGAACCCCTTCAGCGTCATCGCCCCCGGCCTGGCCGGTATCCCGTCGTACGAGGAATTCAAGTCAGAAGGGATTGTGCGACGCGCGGCCGCGCGAGGAGACGCGAATAACGTGTTCCGAAACGTCCTCTGGATCCTTCGGAACGATGCCGCAGGCTGGAAGCATTTCCAGGACCGACTACACCAGGTCTTCCCAGACGTGCATATCGACGTCACCTTCGATGCGTCCAGCGACGAACACTTACGCGCGACGATCACCCGCGATGGCACCGTACTCCCGATCGACGCCAGCGGCACCGGGATCCTGCAGGCTGCGCAGGTGCTCGCCTACATCGGCGTGTACTCCCCGCGGCTGCTGATTCTCGACGAGCCAGACGCCCACCTTCATCCTGACAATCAACGCAAGCTGGTTCGTTTGCTTAACGAGGTGGCCCAAGACGATGGCGTTCAGGTCCTGATGTCGACCCATTCACGCCATATGCTCGACGAGGGCGTAGCGGTCGATGCCGCGGTCCACTGGGTGAGCTCCGGCGGTATATCGGAGGCGCCTTTCGATGTCGTTGACTCTCTGATGGCACTTGGAGCTTTGGATGCGGGCGATCGACTTCGAGCCGGAGCGACCGACTGGGTGGTGCTGACCGAGGACTCGAACACGGAACCCGTCAAGACGATCCTGCGGGCCAACGGCTTTCCAGACAGATCGGTCGATGTCTGGAGTTATGCATCCAGTTCCCAGGTCCCGGCAGCGACGGCCCTAGGCCGTTTCATCACCGAACACGCCCCGGGCACGCGCGTGCTCGTTCACCGCGACCGCGATTATCTCTGTGATGACGAACTACACGACATCTTCGGTCGGCTGAGGAAGGCAGGTCTGTGTTCCTTCACGACCCCCGGCACCGACATCGAGTCCTTCTTCTTGGCGATCGAACACCTACTTGCCGTCTATTCCGACAAGGATCCAGAAGATGTTCGCAAGTTGGTCACCGACGCGACGATCGAGACACGGGACGACTCCCTGAAGGCCCTCATCAACGCTCGGGTGACGACAGCAAACCGCAAGCGCAAGGACGGTGAGAAGCAGCCCGATGCCGGCGAGATCGCCGTCCGAGCTCAGAGTGACCTCGACGCGGACCCCGAGAGATACCGACACGGCAAGAAGGTCCTGAAACGGTTGAACGCCCTCGCACAGGAACGGTTTGGCAAGGCCAGGAGCCTCTTCACAGTCTCAAACGCGCTGGAAGTGCAAGCCTTGCAGGACCTCCAGGCAGCGAAGTCGTCCGTGGCCTCCCCGAGCGAGGTCGATCCGGACGCCACCGACGACTCAAACTCTGGAACCGAGTGA
- a CDS encoding restriction endonuclease subunit S, giving the protein MKTAPLGEIADIVSGATPKTGVGEYWDGDVQWATPSDLSKLVGPYISSTPRTLTEAGVRSCATTILPIGSVLLSSRAPIGHVAINTVPMATNQGFKSLVPGPDLDAKYLYHWLKSKTDYLQSLGNGATFKELSKKTTEQIDIPFPPLPEQRRIASILDQADAIRTKRRQVLTNLDALAQSMFHDMFGDPDAATENVPFGDVATLAGGRNLVGDDSAAYSEYRVLKISAVTTGRFKPDESKPLPPGYVPPKDHLVRQGDLLMSRANTTELVGAVAFVTSTPSNLALPDKVWRFSWRSEVEPTYWHALLSTPAIRRRISRLASGTGGSMKNVAKAKLEVMPVPHIKLERQREFADRSAQIEEDRVTLLRALTAGDELFWSLRSRAFRGELG; this is encoded by the coding sequence GTGAAGACGGCCCCACTCGGCGAGATTGCCGACATAGTCTCGGGTGCCACTCCGAAGACGGGTGTCGGTGAGTATTGGGATGGCGATGTTCAGTGGGCCACGCCCTCGGACTTGAGTAAGCTCGTCGGCCCATACATCAGCAGCACACCTCGCACCCTGACTGAGGCGGGCGTGAGGAGTTGTGCGACGACCATTCTCCCCATTGGCTCAGTCCTTCTGTCCTCCCGAGCACCGATCGGACACGTGGCCATCAACACCGTTCCGATGGCGACCAACCAAGGCTTCAAGAGCCTGGTGCCTGGGCCTGACCTTGACGCGAAGTACTTGTACCACTGGCTGAAGTCCAAGACGGACTACCTCCAGTCGCTTGGCAATGGCGCGACGTTCAAGGAGTTGTCGAAGAAGACAACTGAGCAGATTGATATCCCCTTCCCACCCCTCCCAGAGCAGCGCCGCATCGCCTCGATCCTCGACCAAGCCGACGCCATCCGAACCAAACGCCGCCAGGTCCTCACCAACCTTGACGCACTCGCCCAGTCGATGTTTCACGACATGTTCGGCGACCCGGATGCCGCCACCGAAAACGTCCCGTTCGGTGACGTGGCTACGTTGGCGGGTGGTCGCAACCTGGTGGGAGACGACTCCGCGGCCTATAGCGAATATCGGGTGCTGAAGATCAGCGCAGTGACCACCGGGCGGTTCAAGCCTGACGAGTCGAAGCCTCTGCCTCCGGGCTATGTGCCCCCGAAGGACCATTTGGTCCGTCAGGGGGACCTGCTGATGAGTCGCGCAAACACGACAGAACTTGTCGGCGCAGTTGCGTTCGTTACAAGCACTCCGTCGAACCTCGCACTTCCGGACAAGGTCTGGCGCTTCTCATGGAGGTCAGAGGTCGAGCCGACCTACTGGCACGCGCTGTTGAGTACCCCTGCCATCCGCCGCCGCATCAGCCGCCTGGCGAGCGGCACTGGAGGCTCGATGAAGAATGTCGCCAAGGCAAAGCTCGAGGTCATGCCGGTACCTCACATCAAGTTGGAGCGGCAACGCGAATTCGCGGACCGCTCCGCCCAGATAGAGGAGGATCGAGTAACGCTCCTACGTGCGCTCACTGCTGGTGATGAACTCTTCTGGTCGCTCCGGTCCCGAGCATTTCGAGGTGAACTCGGGTGA
- a CDS encoding class I SAM-dependent DNA methyltransferase, which yields MITGVLKNKIDRVWDAFWSGGISNPLEVIEQITYLLFIHRLDDIQTLAERKARITKAGIENPVFLPGQAHLRWSQFKNTAPDVMHKTIADEVFPFLRSLGDGTTYSEHMKDARFTIPTPALLSKVVDMLDDLPMADRDTNGDLYEYMLSKIASAGTNGQFRTPRHIIELMVKMTAPQPSDEICDPACGTAGFLVAASEYVRDTHSQALLDSVQRRHFHASMFHGYDFDSTMLRIGSMNMLLHGIESPDIRYRDSLSEGAASDTDKYTLILANPPFAGSLDHEATAKDLQRIVKTKKTELLFLALFLKLLKPGGRAAVIVPDGVLFGSSTAHKVMRRILVEDQKLDAVVKLPSGVFRPYAGVSTAILFFTKTNSGDTDDVWFYDVRADGFSLDDKRNPVEANDLPDVLTRWQSRADEKERARTEQSFLVQKADIVAQGYDLSLNRYRESVRDEIEHRAPLDIIAEIETLEDEIAKGLAELKSMLS from the coding sequence GTGATCACGGGAGTGCTGAAGAACAAGATCGACCGCGTCTGGGACGCCTTCTGGTCGGGCGGCATCAGCAACCCGCTGGAGGTCATCGAGCAGATCACCTACCTGCTGTTCATCCACCGCCTCGACGACATCCAGACGCTGGCCGAGAGGAAGGCCCGCATCACTAAGGCCGGGATCGAAAACCCGGTCTTCCTGCCCGGCCAGGCGCACCTGCGCTGGAGCCAGTTCAAGAACACCGCGCCCGACGTCATGCACAAGACCATCGCCGACGAGGTCTTCCCGTTCCTCCGTTCCCTCGGCGACGGCACCACCTACAGCGAGCATATGAAGGACGCTCGTTTCACCATCCCGACCCCTGCGCTGCTGTCCAAGGTCGTCGACATGCTCGACGACCTCCCGATGGCCGACCGCGACACCAACGGCGACCTGTACGAGTACATGCTCTCCAAGATCGCCTCGGCCGGCACGAACGGCCAGTTCCGCACCCCGCGCCACATCATCGAACTGATGGTGAAGATGACCGCCCCGCAGCCGTCCGACGAGATCTGCGACCCGGCGTGCGGCACTGCTGGCTTCCTGGTCGCCGCGAGCGAGTACGTCCGCGACACCCACAGCCAGGCGCTACTCGACTCAGTGCAGCGCAGGCACTTCCACGCCTCGATGTTCCACGGCTACGACTTCGACTCCACCATGCTCCGCATCGGCAGCATGAACATGCTTCTGCACGGGATCGAGTCCCCGGACATCCGCTACCGCGACTCCCTCTCCGAGGGCGCTGCCAGCGACACCGACAAGTACACCCTCATCCTCGCCAATCCGCCCTTTGCCGGCTCACTGGACCACGAGGCCACCGCCAAGGACCTCCAGCGCATCGTCAAGACGAAGAAGACCGAACTGCTCTTTCTCGCACTGTTCCTCAAACTGCTCAAGCCCGGCGGCCGCGCAGCGGTCATCGTCCCCGACGGCGTGCTGTTCGGGTCGAGCACCGCTCACAAGGTGATGCGCAGGATCCTGGTCGAGGACCAGAAACTCGACGCCGTCGTGAAGCTACCTTCGGGCGTCTTCCGTCCGTACGCCGGCGTCTCCACCGCGATCCTGTTCTTCACCAAGACCAACTCCGGCGACACCGACGACGTCTGGTTCTACGACGTCCGCGCCGACGGCTTCAGCCTCGACGACAAGCGCAACCCCGTCGAAGCCAACGACCTACCCGACGTGCTCACCCGCTGGCAGTCACGCGCCGACGAGAAGGAGCGCGCCCGCACCGAACAGTCATTCCTCGTCCAAAAGGCCGACATCGTCGCCCAGGGCTACGACCTATCGCTGAACCGCTACAGAGAGAGTGTCCGCGACGAGATCGAACACCGCGCCCCGCTCGATATCATTGCTGAAATCGAGACCCTCGAAGACGAGATCGCCAAGGGCCTCGCCGAGCTGAAGTCGATGCTCTCGTGA